One genomic window of Cololabis saira isolate AMF1-May2022 chromosome 3, fColSai1.1, whole genome shotgun sequence includes the following:
- the LOC133428680 gene encoding sialic acid-binding Ig-like lectin 13 isoform X2, with product MGPGKWLLVFMCICFKVTQTEASSWTARIPSSVTGLLGSCVVIPCSFNYPDPQKTHPEFTGIWVNDADGYIFHPQGSPMLQQYRGRTKLVGNIRDKNCSLKIERLQESDSGSFFFRIEIKDYNSFSYKDQKVTISVKSEPNPIQLLVKEEIKENQTAHASCSVSHCCPAAPPVFSWSRSGEETFLSQEVVDGQWSAQSILTFQLTHHDHNKPLECTVTYMGGKQQRLSKTIKVRYAPANVMVEYNPDIKEGETVGLTCSSNANPPTNSYEWHDERGKKLHQGNLYVLQNVSRHIGALYCTATNEVGSVKSSPVQLNVLYAPEFKAESLCSSKDNLVTCECVVDSKPPSTVHFVLGDKVLPSTRKQENGSFTITVPKTDRESFRFVDCWANNTQGKANLTLLFPLDEGGLETRQHPT from the exons ATGGGCCCTGGAAAATGGCTTTTGGTTTTCATGTGCATTTGCTTTAAAG TTACACAAACCGAAGCCTCATCTTGGACTGCACGCATACCATCCTCTGTTACAGGTCTTCTGGGATCATGTGTGGTGATCCCCTGCTCATTCAACTACCCAGATCCACAGAAGACCCACCCTGAATTCACTGGGATTTGGGTTAATGATGCAGATGGTTACATTTTTCACCCACAAGGGTCTCCGATGCTGCAGCAGTATCGGGGTCGGACAAAGCTGGTGGGAAACATCAGAGATAAGAACTGTTCTCTGAAGATTGAGCGCCTTCAGGAAAGCGACtcagggtctttttttttcaggattGAGATTAAAGACTACAACAGTTTCTCCTACAAAGATCAAAAAGTTACCATTTCAGTGAAAA GTGAACCAAATCCTATCCAACTGCTGGTGAAGGAGGAGATAAAGGAGAATCAAACTGCGCACGCTTCCTGCTCTGTCTCTCACTGCTGCCCCGCCGCTCCTCCTGTTTTCAGCTGGAGCCGCTCTGGGGAGGAGACTTTTCTGTCGCAGGAGGTTGTTGATGGCCAGTGGAGCGCACAATCTATCCTGACCTTTCAGCTGACCCATCATGACCACAACAAGCCTTTGGAGTGCACCGTAACATACATGGGAGGGAAACAGCAGAGGTTATCTAAAACCATAAAAGTTAGAT ACGCTCCAGCAAATGTGATGGTTGAGTACAATCCAGACATAAAGGAGGGAGAAACTGTGGGGCTGACTTGTTCCAGCAATGCCAATCCTCCCACCAACAGTTATGAGTGGCATGATGAAAGGGGTAAAAAGCTGCATCAGGGAAACCTCTACGTCTTGCAAAATGTATCCAGACACATAGGAGCCCTTTACTGTACCGCCACCAATGAAGTGGGGAGCGTCAAATCAAGTCCTGTCCAGCTCAATGTGCTGT ATGCCCCTGAGTTTAAAGCTGAATCTTTGTGTTCCTCAAAGGACAACTTGGTAACCTGTGAGTGTGTCGTGGACTCCAAGCCTCCCAGTACGGTCCACTTTGTACTTGGTGACAAAGTCTTGCCGAGCACCAGAAAACAGGAAAACGGTTCCTTTACTATCACAGTTCCAAAGACGGACCGGGAGTCCTTCAGATTTGTGGACTGTTGGGCAAACAACACGCAGGGCAAAGCTAACCTTACACTCCTCT